The window TCCTTCTAATTATTTATAGCATGGAACCTATCAAAATGTCTCTATAAATAAAGCCCACTATACAGCCCTGGTGAGTTTTTACACTTGCTATATTTGTTGTATAGTTTACCAACACAACTGTAAAAGCATTACCTATTTTTCTTGCAGGTACGTGGCAATAATTCATCCCTTCAAGCCCAGGCTCTCTGCTGGAAGCACCAGAGTCATCATAGGGATAATCTGGCTGGTGGCGTTTGGGCTCGCCTTCCCTCAGTGCTTCTACGCTGAGATCATGACGGACAACGGAACGACGAAATGCATCGTTGTCTGGCCTGATGACGTCGGATCCAAGCACCAGCTCACGTAAGAGAAACGAGAAAACTCCCAATTTGTGTAAAAGTTAATTAGGAAATTCACTTCATCTCTAAACTGTTGGCTACAGGCAGtactgggagagagggcaggggggAACCACACAGCAGGGGAATACGGGCGTGGGGCAGCCCATCTAAGCTCAGTTTAAGCCAGCTGTGGAAAAAGCTACTGGGTGATCTCAGCTCAGGGTAAAGAAGGGTGGTGTGCCATCCTTCCCTGCTTTGAAAACTGGTTATAAGATCTAGAAACCCTAGATACAGGGCTCAGTGTATTTAAGAGAAACCAGTACAAAAACTCTCTAAACAAGCAATAAATCTTGGTTCCAAAGATTTTGGATTTTCTCCCTCCATCAGGCAGGAAGAAACTGGGTATCTTTAATGCTGAGAAGCCACACAATTAACTAAAAATTATGCTGCtctttgggggggggcggggaaaagGAGCATGTTTCAAACATCCTAAGGTTTTATAGTCTGACTTATCTGGGCACACATCTGCGTTCCCAAAAGCGCCTAACCCTCACAGCAATTTCCTCCTGCTTTAAAGCAAGATTGTTCAGACAGATGAAACAAGCCATACCCTGCATTTAGGGGATCTGCTGTGATTAATCATTATTCAAAGCACATGATACACAGAGCAGTCTGAGAAATTTATCAAGCAAAACATATTTATACAAAGTAGTAATGGAAGAACTGTGGAAAAGGAACAAATGGATTAACgaaatggaaacaatttttcaaaccaaaaccaagtGCTAAACTCCCCGCGTccattcttcactgtgaatcCTTTTGCCCAGCTCCATGCACCAGCGacatttttcccttctcagtCTTCATCTCTGGCAGACAGCTGGATGCCTACTATGGTTAGTTATTACCAAACTAACTGGTTTTCACACTAATACACGCCAAGTTCCAGGAGCTTTATGTAAGTATGGCCAAGTTGCAGCATATTCAGCCACTGGCGGGGTCAGTGGTCCCCAGTCTCCAGGGTCACAGAAGAGCAAAGAGTAATGTCAGGCTCACATCATGTTGGGTGATCTTCCCCCCAGGGCCCCTTGGTTGGCCCCACGGCACATGCTGGGGAACACAGTGTGCCAGGCTCCTGTTGACTGAGAAGGAGGGATAGTAGATAATCACCTGTATACAAGTCACTGATGACTATTTCATTCAGATGAAAAGCGTGAGGTTTATTACTCCCGCATCCACGGTTTGGGAAGGATTGAAACAAGAGTTTCCCAGCACGCTGACAAAACTTCTGTGGGCTGGAAAGGCTGGTCCTGAACGTGGCAAGTAACGGGGCAAGCTCCTCCTGGGATCcccagctgaagagcagcagctccCAAACACAGTACATCACTTCACCAGCTCGATCTCCCTGGACAGCCTCAGATTTGCAGGTGTCAGTAGCTCTCCTAGAAAGGAAGTTGGAAGCAGTGCTCCCCAGAAATCATCTTGAGTGATGGATCTCTGTTGAGACAGATGCCTGCAGTACAGACCAGGGAGGAAAAGCCACGTGCGGCCATTCGTGTGCTGGTCCAAATACCAAGGAAAAGAAATATCAAgaaactcaaaaaaaaccccaaagaaatgGAGAACTGGTTCCTCTGTTGACTGGGGGTCCTCCAAATCCTTCATAGTTGAGTAAAACCAGCCTTCAAGATTTCTAGACTTcggaaaaaaggaaattcattttcagcaggaaaaatgtGTACAATTATGATagaaacacatggaaaaaaaccaaactatgcACTACTGTGACTGCCAGTGCCTTGAGAAATACTGGATATGAAGGGGCTGAATTTGTAGAAGTTTAACCAAAATAAAGAACCCTAGccacagaggatttttttctggtGACAGGTTAACTTTGCAGCAAAGTAGCAAAACTACAAGACTAAAAGTTTCTTTTTGCCATGTGTTCAAGCTTAGGCTCtcaccctctcctcttcctcccaggacGGGATCTCTAAAAGGGCTTTGCCGCGCTTCACACACGGTATTAGACCTTCAAAAGGGGCACCGCTCTGAGGACAATCGGGAAGGGTGGAAAACAGGCAGGGAAAAACTTGCCACATttcacaaatacaatatttttctattGGCAGCCACTGCTTTGGTATTTGCAACCACCCCAAGGAGCAAACACCACTGAGCGCCCCAACACCCATTTCGACAGCGCTCTGCAAAGCAGTTGACCCCGCTCGCTAATGCGGCGAGTAACTCCAGCGCGTTGTCATCCTGAGAAAGATCATTTGTACCCAGCCTTTTGTGGTCATTGCCAGCAGCGTGTGCCAGAGCCCTCCTGCCTAATCCCAGTTTTTACACTGTTTATGTTAATTTGACAGCTGCTGTAACTGAGTGAGCAGGTTTCTCCCTCCCCATAAATGGTGGTTGCTTAAAATAATCAAACACCAGCATGGGGGAATCAGCAGAAACTTGTGGGGTAGCATGGAAAGCTAGGAAGGGCTGAGCTAAAATACAGCCAAAGGAGATGCCAGCGCTTTCAGCTGAAGCAGTAACAAGTAGCCTGTTGGTGATACAGAattgtgcatgcacacacaaataaaaacagTCAGCAACACAAACACAGCAATGACTACCGCTCACTTGCTGCATGCTATAAGCAGGCAATATTCCTTCCTTGCTATCTGAGAAATCTTCCCTGATGACTTTGTGCACCCTGTTAGCAGCCAGCTATATTTTGCAGTCCATGATCCAGGTTTTTTCACTGTTGCCGAATTAAGCTGTTGGCACTATGACATTCATCAAGTCACGCTGTGGTTTTTGGAATATTCTTTTCCCATACCTGTGATTTAAAGGTTTGTATTTTTACAGCCACGAGTCTCAGATGTCTCTCTTTCTTGACTGCAGTGTGATAGCAAAGCTCAGCGCACGTGGTCATGGACTGTAACTCTCTGATAAAAGATAAATGATATTACTCCATCTTGAAAGAGCAGTGAACCCAGTCCAAGGACTAATCATCACAACACAAGAGAGATGAGCTTTTGTTGTTTACAGACATCCCTGTAACGATGTTTGTAGGCAAAATTTCTGCTTCTTTATGCTTTGGGGTTGAAGTTAACGGGAGCCAGACATACATGTCCGAAAGAATTTCTGAAAGAGCCCTTCAAGAGACATACTGACTATGAAAATGTgcttcttgttctttttcaggtATCACATTGCAGTGATCGTGTTGATTTATTTACTGCCTTTAATGGTGATGTTTGTTGCATACAGCATTATAGGAATTACTCTGTGGAGCAGTGCAGTTCCAGGCAACCACCTTAACAGAGTCCGCTATGAACACCAAGTTAATGCCAAAAAAAAGGTCAGAAgtgaaacttaaaaataattacccTCAGCACACCAGCCCTGCTGGCTCCAATTCCAAAACGGAGCTTGCATTTGATACAAAATCTTGTGGGATTGGGCATGAAAGATTGACAAAATATTTTGGGCCGGGGGTAAAGGACATCACCCAGCAAGTATGAAAAAAATGGTGAACTACATGCACCAGCCAGCCTCCAGGGAAGAAAGTCTCACATCGGTAGGCAGCAGGCCAGTTCCCAGCAGTCCTTAGAGAGTAAAGCCTGGTGTCCAGTGATCTGCACGTCGCAGGATAGACCAGGGAAAAACTCTGGACAGGGTGGAGAGGTTTCAGCATAACAGCAGTTACCGCATTTCCTTACCACATCTCTCTGATGTAGCTGGAAGCAGTTCCTCTGCAGAAAGTCCACTCAGTGCACTGGGAAACGATTTGCTCTAACTCTCCCCTGTTCCCAGTTTCCATCATCAGGACTGGCTTCCTTGCCATAGCAGCCCAGGTCTACATACCATACAGAGCACTCAGGAGGGCAAAAcatacccccccaaaaaagcagcaTTGCCCATTCCCCCAGCAAGCTCAGATGATCACATGGGAACCCAGGAATAACACACTGGTTTTGTCTTCCTAGTTTGTGAAGACCATGGTGGTAGTTGTGATAATTTTTGCTGTCTGCTGGCTGCCCTATCACATATACTTCATCCTGGGGAGCTTCAAGGAAGACATCTACCAGCAGAAGTACATTCAGCAGGTTTATCTTGCAATCTTTCTCCTCGCCATGAGTTCGACAATGTACAACCCCATCATATACTGCTGTCTTAACCAAAGGTGAGTAGCACGCACATGTgtgcacagagaaaacaaaaatctcagtCTGAAAACGCATAAATCTCTGGAGGTGAGAACAACTCTGATTTTCAACTGCAGTCCATAGGCTGAGTAGGCAAGTTAATTTATACTCTGTTAATAATGTGAGATGAGCCATGCTCTGCGAGTGAGATTTTAACTCAGCCCTTAAGGTTTTCTGCCTCTGGGTAAAGCGCAAGCAGCAGGCGTATGATCAGTGCAGCCACACTTGCACCCATTCCCACACGCAGACTACCTTATTTCCAAGGAAAGAGGGAGGAATCTGTAATCCCTGCAAAGCATCTGCTGACCTAATGCTGGGCTGGCTCggccagccactcctcccaggccaccaccacccaccccagcacagccctgagcccccccccaTGCAGACACTGGGCTCACCCCGCTGGGAAGTAGGAGCAGCCCACGGGTGACTACAGAGAGTCCCGCCTGGGCACGCTGCcatgagtgagcagctgggagagcacaaccccaTCGTGCCAAGAGATGTCTCTCTTGCTCTGCGCTGAGAACGGGCTGCGCTCGGGATGCTGGTGTGGCGGGATGCTGAGTGTGGGGAGCTGTTCTGGCTGCCCTGCAGATCTCCATGCCAAATCCTGCCTGCACATCCCACTGCCAGACCTCTCCCTAACCCGCATCTCTCTTCAGCCTAGCTGCGTGCTGAGCTGAGCTTTAAGGGTATCAGCAcacctcctccagcacctccagTGACGTTTCACTGGGACTCCACCAGCAAAACGCCTAACCCCGGAGTGATGCTACGAGGCTCATCCCTTGAGAGCATTTCAAACAGCATCCTGCCCGTAAGACTGCAAAAGAAGGCAGGTTTGCAGCCCATTCAGCCAATCTGCATTTAATGTGAAACACCCAAACAcatccccctcttcctctctcagaaaacagaaagcttcCTCATTTAATTATTCAtggttttttaaaaagcttccagTGAGTAAACACAATATTTTCCTCAGAAGCTCCACTTCTCACAAATGCTGTTATCAGCATGGTCAGCACCATCTACTGAGCACATCAAACATCCTGCCATTTCACTGATCTTAgatatttactgaaaatataagGAAATCTGATCATAAACTCCTATTGCTTTTCCCTCCATGGTTTTATATATTTAGCTCTTCACCTCACTCCTTTCATTTCAAcagaaactttttatttccatGGTCATTCAGAGGTAGAACCGAGTCATGcatctgctctttctctgtgcAATTAAAAAAGTCATTCCACCATttgatttttcttacatttacaGGTTTCGTTCTGGCTTCAAATTAGCCTTCCGGTGGTGTCCGTGCATAAAAGCAACTGAGAAAGACAAACTTAAACTTACATCCCCATCTCTTTACCAGACAACCCACAGGAAGTCAAGAACAACAAGTTTCAACACAGAAACTCAACTGAATGAGAAAGAGAAGACATCATTTACCCTCACCCAGCTAACGCTTTGATTTTCTCCTCCTGGTTCTGGCTCTATCTTAATTCACCATTTCAAGGCAGCAGATTTGTAGAAGCCTGAGGcaggtcttttttttctggagcaaCTGTTTCCTACGGGACTTTTTCAGATGCCATCAGCATCAAAAGCAGTCTGCTTATATCCACGTAGGTCCAAATTTCACCCAGCTACGGATGCAAGTTCAGCCCTCCCTTACACCAACAACTGCAATACAGAACAGAGAGATTTTGCCCATGAGGTCAAAAAAAGTAGCGAAGCAGAGCTGAGGCAGTGCCCAGCAGTAGAATATCAATTATTCTCTTCCAGATAGTGATCTCCTGCTTTCTGTTCCACCAAGACACTTAAATCTGGAAAAGAGGTGATGGAGCAGAAGGGCTGGAGCACATCTGGCCCAGTTTGGACAGACCCTCAGGCCTGTGTGGGCAGCTAAGTCCCATGGCTCAGCAGACCTGAGGCAGACAAGACTGTGGAGCAAAGCTTGTTTATGGCAAAGGCAAATACTAATGCATCGAGACTGAAAAGCCCGCCCTGAAAATTTCCTTCATTCTGGAATTTTCATGCCTGCAATTTCACCAGCACCATCTCTCATTAGTTCAAAGCGAGGAACAGGTCCTTAAGATGTTGTCATTGCATGGATTTCTATAACCTTGTACCAAAATACAATGTCATTTTCCTATTAAACTGTGCCCAAGTGATTCTTTTAACTTCAATAGTTAATTGCGGTGCTTAATTCAGAACGCAAGGCTCTCTGAAGAGTCAGTAGCAAGGTGTGGGATGCTCACTGGCTTGGTCAGAGCTCATGGATCTAATCTGAATCCACCTCCTTTACCTCCTCTTAGTCCTAACCACAGTCTGACCCATCACTGCCTTTTCCCAGCTGGTCCCTTCATCTTCCCTTTACAGACTTACCCCATATTTACCATCACTGTTCTTCTCTTCTCAGATAtgaaaataaaggctgaaatACGTCATCTTCAAAGCCTGAGGTTTTGCATGGGCAGGCATGCAAAACAGGAGAAGCTGAAATATAAACATTATATAAAAGTAATACAGCATTTAATACTGGTGTAGTAAGTAGCACCTCACAATCACCTTCACCTTTCACGACAGGTTTGTATATGATATCACAGAGCCATACCTTAGCATACAAAATGCTCCTACAATGTCGACAAGATCCAGTTATTTGAAATATTCTCCTTTGCTCTGTGAAAGCAAAAGTACAAAGAATTGCCAGGCTTAGATTCTGCAGTAAATTCAGAGTGAAGATTTGTGGCTTGAACTGAAAGAGTACTCAGGGATAGGATTTTCCCAAGTCTGTTTCAATACGGGAACCAGCAGATGTATCTTCCTTCTCCACTTAATCTTCTTCACCTCCCTGGCTGCTGTGGAAAAGGATTATGTTACACAGAGACCCAACAAACTTGTCTCGCTACAGAGCACAGCACTGTATGCCCTTCTTAAAATGTTCATTATGCTAAATCATTACGGTGGGTAGTTTCTAGTCTAGATATTATCTATCTGGCCCTCTTAACTGGCCAGCCTGCTCTTCCCGAGCCTGCACTGCTGGGGTGCACGTAGGACAGAGGGAGAGCAGTAAGAAGCCTTTACGGACAGCCACCACCAAGTCTTTCTTCTGAAGGGATTCAAAACAATTTGGGAGGGATGCTGTGCAAGGCACACACCTCTGGGATCAGCCTAGAGGTTGCAAAGACTCTCGCTCCAAGGAACTGAAGGACACCTACACACGGAGTTCACTGTTTCACGTACATAAGCTGCACCTCTCCCACGCCACGCCCAGCCAATGTGATTGTAAGGCCTTTAAATCCTGCGGCTTTCTAATGCGGGTCTTTTTAGACCAAACAGGCCTATCTCGAGCAGCCCATCTTCCCCTCACACCTTAGCAGCCAGCCAGACCCATTTCAGATGCCCAAGTGTCCTGCACGTGCTGTCAGTGCCTCCCCCTGTGCAGTCCCTGACAGGCACCGACGTTTTCTGACAGTTGAAGGCATGTCTCTCTCTTACTTGAGTGCAGAAAGCAGAGGATGATTTCTTCAGGTTGCAAGCGAAACTCTCCATGCCCTGGAGGACTCACATTGCAGATCCTGAGAAGTTTCTCCGCCAGAAAAAGCAACAGTTTAGAAAGCAGAGACGCTCTGAGCCCTTGTTAGGCACTGGCAGAAAAGGCATGCCAAGGCAGACTGCATTATTTCCTGTGATATATGAGGTAACAGGAACACCATGCTCCATAGTAAATGCATGCAATTCTTCATATAAATATAGACATGATTAAATACCATGCAGCAGTAAAACACCTCCAGGTCAGCAATAAATCCCTCCTCTGCACAGTTACTCGTGCTCTGAGCAGCAACAGAGCCCCTGCAGTcagtaaagaaaaacatttgaataatCTCATTTTTATGGCAAAGGAACGAACAAAAAGCACAGACCGGGgttcagaagttcagaaacactttattttgccttctgctattttcttaagaaaacaaaacaaaacaaagtctgCTTGTTTTAAAACCCATTCAAAAGGCTTCTGAGAGAACCCCCAGAGGAGTAAGGAGCGGATGACATTACAACAGTGGTATGCAAATGGTCTTTTCCCCAGGAAATATAAGATTTTTGTGTTCATATTGCAGTAATTACAGCTTAACAATTAAGAGGACTATGATTTTATTCACCAAGCCTAAAAGCTTTAAGTAAGACATCTCAGTCATTGCTTGGATAACATTGGAGACATTTCTTCAGACAGTTATAGCTTGTGATTCACTTGGAACAGTTTCCTAGGGGTAAGAAGTAGTCTGGAAATGGAAATCCCACCAGGTCTCCCTTTGGAAAAAAACTGCTGTGTCTTATCGAGTACATCACCTATGGTCCACAGTAGGAAAAGTTGCGCTGTTAGAAACACAAACTCACTCCCTATTTGTTATGAGCTGGATCCAATAAACAAAACGACCTATGCCAGCATCTCCAAAATTCACAGTCACCCTGAGACCAAGTTTAACTTCCACTTCTTGTTCATCCTCTATCCTGCACTGAGCCTAGCCCTCAAATGCTGAAGAGCTCCAACCCCAGGTCCCCAGGCACGGCTCACACCACCCCTACAGCACTGCCAATGGCAGGCATAAGATTTGCAAATCTTCAAGCAATTAAAATGCAATGTGTCCCCTGTGCCCGAAAAGTTTCTCACCTTCTTCTGTCTCCTATTTGGGGTCATAGCTGCACATCAAGGCTGTCAGAGACTATTCAAGCTGTAACGTAAAATGGGTTATTGGAGAAGCACAACTTTAGTGTATGCAAAAGGGGCTTTCATACACAACTCCAACACAGGATGTGCAAACCAGAGTTGTATGAGCACCTGACACTGCGATTCTGCAAACGTTAACCCTATGCACACAGGGAGCTTACGGACTCTGACACGCATCAGACTTCTGCGGGGACACAGCGACTGTAACGTATCCATCACTGTGTGTCTGGCAAAGCCTAATATAATCACACTGGCTTTGGTGCAGTGGGCTGAGGTTTTCCTGCACTGCAGATCCCCCTGCATGAGACAGGGCATGAGATGCACCCGGACAAGCTACATGCCCCCTAAGATTTGGGCGTTGTCAGCTCTGTGCCTCTGCTGAACTACATTAGGAAACACGAGGCATGGGGACCTGGGTGAAATCCACCCTGTTTGAATCTGACCCCGAATGCCCGggaataaaaacacacacacaaaacacaggCACCACTGGGATTAGGTTGCAGCTCTCCCTACACAATAGCTCTTCCCAAAGCACTAAGCCACCAGCCAACAGCACCTCTTCCAGAAAGAACCACTAAACACCAGTTAACGCACATCAAAAAAGTTTAATATTTTCACAAGTATCACGTAACACTAGTATCGGAGCTACTAGTGTGCAAAGTAAAAAGACTCTCTACCTTTGCAAAACCAGTTAGGCATGCAATTTTTCAGGTAGACACACACTTAAAGCTGCAATGACTGTTTGTGACTCACATGTTACTTTACAACATTCACTCACAGTGCACCATAATGCATATTGAAATGTTATCGATAGGTAGGGCAATCCAAATCTTAGAGGAGTGGAATGAGGACAAAGAGGAGTAGCCTGCAAATTTCCATCTACTTTCTGCAGGAAAAGGCAGCAGGGAAAACCATGCAGACATCTCAAATTCATTTTTGGTAGAAGAGTGGGAATCAAGGACTACTGTGTGGTCTCCCTCTTTGCAGAAAGTGGCATGACTTGCAAACGTTATTCAACATTTGCCTTCGTAACTGCTTCTCAATTTAAGTAATGCAACTGGTATGCAAATATAATAATGGCATCGACTCGACAGAGGACAGGATACACCAAGTGTATATGATCTTTGTTGTTGCTTTAGTCCTTGGAATAAGCTGGGTCCGATTTTGGCTTTGTGGTCTGTTTAGTTTATGCACCCAGGTCCTCAAAGGCAAGATGAAAATCAAACCCTCGTATTCCTTTCTGATCACTAACTCTAGCTGAGTGTTTGTGTTTTGAGTGGCTGCTTAGCAGTATTAAAGATTAAAGCTTTGTGTGGAAGCAAATACCCATTTAAGGCGAGAGACGGAAGTATACACATCCGAGTGACACTGTCTAGCTGCAGATTCAGTAGAAGGGCAGCTGCAGTGCCCTGATCTAGACTAACAAGAAgagatagaaaatatttttttataagaaCTCTTAAACAGAAGAATACAGCACAGCCCGTGGAGGGACCATAAATCTACCGATTTCCCAGGTCTGGAGATTTGGATTACCCCAATCACCAACCACTTTGTTTTACTCTTTAGGGATTTCTTGCCAAAACGTGACAGATTTCACCCAGTAACACAACACTATTCACAGAAGCAATGGGAAATACCAGTGGAACCAGATTTGTGGGACAAGGGCGTTTACTTTTACCATGACAAAACAGGCATCAAGAAAGCAAGTCGTATTGTCAAGTCCCACTATAGAGTTACGTGCGTGCACAGTGCTGACACACCATAATGTTTTCACAATCGCTTTAGACGAAACAACAGCAGGTAGATATGCAGGAGGGAACTGTTGCTTCCCCTTCACTAAAAGCATCAACACCCAGTCTGGTGGTCAGCGTGCTGGCGGTGCGCTTAACAGGGATGCTGCAAAGAACACATTTGGTACGATGCAACGGTAGCTCTCAACGCACATCACTTGGGGGCAATTTTGTTTCAGACAACAACCGATTTTTTGACAGCTGCAGAAATTATAGACTGATTTTTCCATGACCTACAGATGGGGAAGGTACCAACAAGGTGAATAAGAAACATGCAGATTGGGGTCCAGAAACAGGAGATATTATTAACAGCACACATTCTATCTTGTATCCTATTTTTTATGTcattagttgatttttttttttccccgataaAGCAGTGAGTTCTGGGTTTTTACCAGTTCTGACTATGCAGTCGCTGCTTTATGAGAAAGTGCTCACAAGACAGAATCGGGGCAAGGAGGTGGAGTTCAGTTCTGCTCGGCATCACGAAGCCTGCATCCCACCGCTGTGATGAGCGCTGCCCCTTTCCCGCTGCCGTCCTCCGACAGCAGGAAGGTCACATCGCAGTTGGGTGCCAGCTCTTTGACCGTTTGGTGCATGATCCTTGAAAAGCTGCAAAAGGAAACAAGGGCAGTGGGTGAGGGCGGTCCCGCAGCACCTGCAGAGCGTAGCACTGCCACGGGCCTTTGCGGTGCTCCCCCTTTCACTGGGGAAAGAACTAAAATGCTGGAAACTAGGGTGGGTTTGAGGACTTGGAGCAGTGGgagttaaaggaaaaaagcatttgcATCCCACCCCTGCCTCTCTGTCCACGTGTGGTTAACCCGGATTGCTAGTACCACAgcaaaggggagaggagagatgaCACAGTTGTTTCTTCCCCACCCATCTCCCTCCAGGCACACCAGAGATGGGCACTAGTCCTCTCCTCCTGGCGTCAGTTCTTTTAGATTCCTGCCCTCTCCTGCCATTGCTTCGCAGCCGCCCATCTCCTGCGCACACTGAACAGAAACATCCTCCAAAGAGGCACCAGGCACTTCAGCACTGCTCTGTCATCGCCTCTGCATAGCCAAGAGATCCCTCCCTTGCTGTGCGGCTTCCAACTTGTTCTGCAAGCTGCGTCCCCCTCAGTTTGTCACCACCCCAAGAATCCTTCACAAGTCCTTCGTGATCCTCTCATTGCCCTTTAGAAAGCCCTCACCACCCCTGATTAAGACTTCTTTTCCCTGGCTCGTATCCTAGCAAGTAAGAGACACCAGTTTGGTGAGTCAAGAGAAAGGACGTACAAGCAACACGCTACAGATTGCAGGCAAACAAATGCTGAAAAGGTGAATACTCACTGTGGATGTAGTTTGTACAGAGTCCCATCCACACCAACCGTTATCTCCAGGTGCTCTAATCCTCTGTTCTCCCTAATTTTATCTACAACCGCAGCCATTCCAGCGCCGCACAACTGAGCTGCTCGCCTCGACACCGCTCCGCACACCGTCTTGACAATGATACTGTCATCGCAGGTGCTGTTGAGCCCCAGCTGCTGGAGGATGGCTCGCACCTGCAGCAAGGCTAACCTGTCACTGCACAAGCAGAAGAGCACAGTGTTAAGTTAAAGGTTTCCCTCAGTCAAGCCACTGCCACAAACCCCACTGCGTTGATGGCTGCCTCCATGCACCCACACCAGGCAGCAGCCTTTCCTGCCAGCGGAAGAGACCTCGGGGAATGCAAATTCCTTCACCCCAGCACCATGCTGCAGTGCAGGAGAGGGGCACAGGCAGCAAGGGAGGCTCCAAGT of the Strix aluco isolate bStrAlu1 chromosome 7, bStrAlu1.hap1, whole genome shotgun sequence genome contains:
- the TACR2 gene encoding substance-K receptor translates to MSTFSILNASNVSQADSLEDSGNWTAVTQFTQPGWQIALWAITYSCIVITSIVGNVTIIWIILAHRRMRTATNYFIVNLALSDLLMSTFNTIFNFIYASHNVWYFGEEFCRFQNWFPITAMFVSIYSMTAVAAERYVAIIHPFKPRLSAGSTRVIIGIIWLVAFGLAFPQCFYAEIMTDNGTTKCIVVWPDDVGSKHQLTYHIAVIVLIYLLPLMVMFVAYSIIGITLWSSAVPGNHLNRVRYEHQVNAKKKFVKTMVVVVIIFAVCWLPYHIYFILGSFKEDIYQQKYIQQVYLAIFLLAMSSTMYNPIIYCCLNQR